The genomic DNA ACATGCCCCTTTCTCGGTATCCATGACCACATCTCCATGCAAAACCGGTACGATACCAAGATCGATCATGAGATGAAGATGTGTCAGGCAGTAACCGGAGAGTTCTCCTCCGGATGCGACCATGCCTTCAAGCGGATGGACACTAACGGCTTCTATTCCTTCAGCACGCAAGGTTCGGACAACCAGTTCATTCAGGGCAGATACCGCTTGATGTGTCGCATAAATTCCTTCCCGATTCTCTCGAGAGACACCACTCTGGATATGATACTGCCTGGCCTGTGGATGCCCGCATGATCCGGCACCATGAATGAGAAGAAGAGGAATATCTGCATACTCTTTCAGAGCCCGTGCTACCTCTTGCAGGACACTCTCACGAATAACTCCTGCATCACCCCGTTCCTTATCGGTGATAACACTTCCGCCAAGTTTTAAAATGATTCGATCAGGCATCCCGCTCCTTTCTCAGTCCTTCAGTATCAATGCAGGTGATAATTGCCCTGCCATCAAACACCTCAATGGCTCCTGCTATTCTGGCCCTGATATTTTTGGG from Methanospirillum hungatei JF-1 includes the following:
- a CDS encoding isopentenyl phosphate kinase, whose protein sequence is MPDRIILKLGGSVITDKERGDAGVIRESVLQEVARALKEYADIPLLLIHGAGSCGHPQARQYHIQSGVSRENREGIYATHQAVSALNELVVRTLRAEGIEAVSVHPLEGMVASGGELSGYCLTHLHLMIDLGIVPVLHGDVVMDTEKGACIVSGDQLVRVLAQKLGMKRIGLATDVPGLLDADGSVVRELRRTMAHTIRIEGSGSVDVTGGMQGKISELLRLADIGIESDIFHISRLQDFLSGADHGGTRILPEGA